A genomic segment from Acyrthosiphon pisum isolate AL4f chromosome A3, pea_aphid_22Mar2018_4r6ur, whole genome shotgun sequence encodes:
- the LOC100572348 gene encoding cytokine-inducible SH2-containing protein: MLNTQCWKTGQPDNGNNGGDTTAAVLQDADNSMRLQACWIRLWDRWACEQRNVVLYQMHINHALSRERSKLTLAGGRVVSCRRIKQQQTGVESRCCSTTVTAAEVTTLQQPVTRSTAVHSTRGCIASSTADDATICNIITEATAPTAASATVLDAAGARDLRVLSTAVARLRASGWYYEGAEAQAWAADALASMPAGRFCVRDSRHSEHLFTMDVQTGRTGESRLMSVRFTYVDGVFGLDSKPRRTGALRVPKFRCPIELIDYYVRLSRIEAAGQMLVYPVWIDQCGQFFSWMNLRRPMVNSTAAGFPSLKHMARLMINRHKRLITITPTSLPNELIEYLLQYPYSL, translated from the coding sequence ATGTTAAACACCCAATGCTGGAAAACGGGCCAACCGGACAACGGGAATAATGGAGGTGACACAACGGCAGCCGTTCTCCAGGATGCCGACAATTCAATGCGATTACAGGCGTGTTGGATCCGGTTGTGGGACAGGTGGGCGTGCGAACAGCGCAACGTGGTCCTGTACCAGATGCACATCAATCACGCGCTGTCTCGGGAACGGTCCAAGCTAACGCTGGCCGGTGGCCGAGTGGTGTCGTGCAGGCGCATCAAGCAGCAGCAGACGGGAGTGGAATCCCGGTGCTGTAGCACGACCGTGACGGCCGCCGAAGTTACGACGTTGCAGCAGCCTGTGACCAGGTCAACCGCGGTGCATTCTACGAGGGGGTGCATCGCTTCCTCCACTGCTGATGACGCAACGATCTGCAACATCATCACTGAAGCCACTGCCCCAACGGCCGCGTCGGCCACCGTATTGGACGCTGCGGGCGCTCGCGACCTGCGGGTGCTGTCTACAGCCGTTGCCCGGCTTCGAGCGTCCGGCTGGTACTATGAGGGCGCCGAGGCACAGGCCTGGGCCGCGGACGCGCTGGCCAGCATGCCGGCCGGCCGATTTTGTGTTCGAGATTCCAGACACTCGGAACATCTGTTTACGATGGACGTGCAGACAGGCCGCACCGGTGAGTCCCGACTCATGAGCGTCCGATTCACGTACGTGGATGGCGTGTTCGGGCTGGACTCGAAGCCACGGCGCACAGGTGCTCTCCGCGTCCCAAAATTCCGGTGTCCGATCGAGCTGATCGACTACTACGTACGGCTGTCCCGGATCGAGGCGGCCGGCCAGATGCTCGTGTACCCGGTGTGGATCGACCAGTGTGGCCAGTTCTTCTCGTGGATGAATCTCCGCCGGCCAATGGTCAACTCCACCGCCGCAGGGTTTCCTTCGCTGAAGCACATGGCCCGCCTGATGATCAACCGGCACAAGCGCCTCATCACCATCACTCCTACATCACTACCAAACGAACTGATTGAATATTTACTTCAATATCCGTATAGCctgtga